The Cucurbita pepo subsp. pepo cultivar mu-cu-16 chromosome LG05, ASM280686v2, whole genome shotgun sequence nucleotide sequence GTCTCGATGGATCGAGGCATCGGCGAgccaatttgagcatattcTCTGTGGTCCGTGTGGATGCAGAAGTCCTTCTCAGCCTGGGATCCATGGCAACCACAGCTTCTCCTTCATTCAGCTTCTGCATTGCCTGCGTAAGCAAATTTTTATCATGTCTTCTATATGATTATGatgtatattttgtttgagctCTGCTTTGGAGTTTGCATGGGATAGGTCTATATGGAGCTGTTTAGCTCTTGGTTGGACTTAGAACTAAGAAGCTGAGCCAACATTTGACATGGAAATATCACAAAATGGCCTAGTAAAAGGATACCCTTCTCATACACGTTCTCCTATTCCTTTTCCACAGGACGTATCAACGCCTAAGTTAGTTTGTACGCACCTCGACTGATCTTATAAGCCAGGCGCTTGATCCTACTCTTTCACTGTTATGTTCATCTAAAAAGAGAGGGAATATAGAGCCCAACTTGAAACAAGCGAACTCTACTCCTATCACAATAAGGCTTATCTAAGACGTATTCCATCCACGCAACGCAGAAACGGCTATAGTTCTTTTCGAGCTACTCGACCCATTAGTTCcaagaaagaaattcaaaacaagaccTCATGACACGGTTGATTATCGAAAACACTCTTAGTTTAGAAAACTTTAGACTCATGGATTTTACTTGCTTGAAATCTAGAGATCATAAACACAGTTGAGCCAATGTGCGCTATAAGTTATGCTTGACTCATTCTATAGCTGAGGTTTTCAAGGGAATGTAATATAAAAATGCAGGGTATAAGGGAGCAAAATACTTACCCATCTTATGGTTACTCTTTGTTTGACATCCCTTTTTGATTCAATTGGGCGTCTTCCTGTCATGAGCTCTACCAGCAACACACCGAAGGAGTATACATCACTCTTCTCAGTGAGCTGATAAGTCCTTAAATATGCAGGATCCAAGTATCCAGCTGTTCCTTTAACTTGGGTCGAGACATGCGTAGCATTAGAATCTTCTGCAACAAGGCGTGCAAACCCGAAATCGGCCACTTTTGCTCGTAGTTTCTCGGTGATTAGGATGTTTGTAGCCTTTATATCTCTATGGATTATTGGCGCATCTGTCAGTTGCATAATAAGAATTCAGATTCAGATTTCTCTCTGCTTCATCAGTTACTAGATAGTTGAACTCAGCAACTGAACAGCATGAGCTAGTTTGTTAAAAATTGTCTTTGTCAGGTTCAAAATCACTTCCAAACATGCTTGAACAGtagaaattttagtttatattggATCTGCACTCCCTAACCATTTCTACGAAAGCTATCAAATGCGTTACGAGGATCGTGTGCATACCGTTGTACATGTGAAGATAGGTGATAGCATGAGCAACATCAATGGCAATGTCCAGACGCTCTGCAATCTCGAGCACGACTCCTCGCTTGCCTGGATAAACGAGTTAATCTTCTTGACATTTGCTCCTCTGAACATATCAACAAGATTCAAAATGATTCACCAAAATTGCTTACCATCGAGATGCTCCCGCAGATTTCCATTACcaacaaattcaaaaataataatcctctcatctccttGCTCCAGATAGCCATACAAACGaaccaaattcaaatgttCGATCCTTGACAAAGTTTGTATCTCATTCCTGAACTCTGCCAGCAAACGCTTCTCGTGCGCATTCTGCCAAAAGTATCAAAAATCTGTCATGCGCGCAGAATTGAATCGTACCGATTTTTGGAATGAAGGGAACTATAAACCCTAGATCGATACAAATCTTAACCCTAAGCACTTAATGGTTAGATTAAGATCAATATCATCATTCAGTTCATTGTCAATCTCAAGTTCTATCACGTGATGGACTCAACTGTTACGTAACTTTCAAGAATGTAACAGAAACCTAATCAACAATGGAGAGAATCGACAGAATTTAACTTGAACTTGAACTTCGTACCCTTCTGGCTCGCTTTACGGCAACAAGAGATCCGTCTTTGAGCTTCCCTTTATACACCGTTCCAAATGCTCCAGCTCCAACTACATTCGCAGCAGAGAAATTATCCGTCGCCTTGTAAATTACGTCAATCGAGAATCCTGCAGATGCGAAAAAATCGCTGGGAAAGGTAGACGACGAACCGTACGAAGCATACGATCCATAAGACTTCAAAGGCGACGAGTTCCTC carries:
- the LOC111794440 gene encoding calmodulin-binding receptor-like cytoplasmic kinase 1; the protein is MKNQDFFSPQFQSQRSKNSKSRNERRSGVINKRKNHESVFPFKYVKAGVNRVSGFFKSIFISRKQNASDRTVIGAREDNNSRREFSSYSSGSFGRNSSPLKSYGSYASYGSSSTFPSDFFASAGFSIDVIYKATDNFSAANVVGAGAFGTVYKGKLKDGSLVAVKRARRNAHEKRLLAEFRNEIQTLSRIEHLNLVRLYGYLEQGDERIIIFEFVGNGNLREHLDGKRGVVLEIAERLDIAIDVAHAITYLHMYNDAPIIHRDIKATNILITEKLRAKVADFGFARLVAEDSNATHVSTQVKGTAGYLDPAYLRTYQLTEKSDVYSFGVLLVELMTGRRPIESKRDVKQRVTIRWAMQKLNEGEAVVAMDPRLRRTSASTRTTENMLKLARRCLDPSRPSRPSMKTIGEELWGIRKEYRDRLLSSSCSESVRSAEFPVRNARDNLYVSLGIKDDKDLYSKFVSA